In Vigna angularis cultivar LongXiaoDou No.4 chromosome 8, ASM1680809v1, whole genome shotgun sequence, the DNA window TGAACTTGATATCGCCACCCTCCATCAAGGTGATCTTACAATCTCTGAATACTTTACTAAACTTCGAACTCTTTGGGATGAGATTGAAATTTTTTGGCCAGAACCTGCTTGTTCCTGTAAACCTAATTGTGATTGTCGAGTCTTGAACATTGTGAAACAAAGAAAGCAAGAAGATCAAGTTATGCAGTTCTTACGAGGGCTTAATGATCAGTTTGCCAATGATATTTCTCATGTGCTTCTTTTGGATCCTGTTCCGGACATCACCAAGGTCTTCTCATTAGTGGCTCAACAAGAAAGACAACTATCTTTTGGAAATCTTATTGTTGTGGCCAAGATTCAAGATAACAATAATTCTAATAATGCCACCGCTTGCACTGCTTCAGCCTCTTCCATCACTTGTAGTTATTGTGGCAGGTATGTGCACAATGAAACTGTCTGCAATCGTAAGAATGGTTTTCCTAATAAAGACAAAAGTCTCATAAACACTCATGCTAGCAAAAGACATTGCACTTATTGTAATAGAAGCGGTCATACGGTGGAGATCTGTTATAAGAAACATGGGTATCCTTCAGGACATAAACTCTACAACAAGAGTGCTCAAATTCATCATACCTCTATTCTAACAGAAGACCATGGAAATACCAAAGATAGTAATTCCGACAATGCTGATTCCATTCGTCTTACACCACAACAGTTTCAAGTTCTGACAGATCTCTTCAAAAGCCACAATCTGAGTGACTCGTCTACTTCAGCTCAAGTTCACCCCATCGATTCTATTTCAGCAAATCGATCTTCTTTAGGTAATATCATTCCTACTCTTACTTTTAAGtctcttaaaaataaatggattCTTGATTCTGGAACTACAAACCatataaatgtttctttataaaattttccttcttataaaagaattaaacctGTTCAAATTGCCTTATCCAATGGTACAATTGTCTATTCTGAGCATTCAAGAACTATTAATCTTAATCATAAGATTCAACTCTTTGATGTTCTTTATGTCCCACAATTCTCTTTTAACCTTATCCCTATATCTAAATTGATTCGTTctaataattttgaattgatattttctttacATGGTTGTATCATACATGACATTCAAACCAAAATGAATATTTCTATAGTTAAACTCATTGATGGCCTATATGTTTCAGATTTTTCCTCCAATGTGCCTACTGTCATTTTTGTTAACAATGTTGCAAAAAATATTGGCCTATGGCATCTAAGATAAGGACATCCTTCTGATATTAGATTGCATAGTCTCAAACTTAAATACcctttcattgttcatcatccCACATAGATATATGATACTTGCCATCGTGTCAAACAGAAAAAGTTACCTTTTCATGATAGCAATTCCAATtcaatgaacattttttttatcttattcaCATGGATATATGGGCCCTTGTAATGTTCTTTCTATGCGtggttttaagtattttttaactattgtgGATGATTTCTCCCAATATACTTGGTTGATACCCATGACTGATAAATCAATTGTTAGAAAAACTATCACTGATTTTATTACAAATGTAGAAAATCAGTTTTCTACCACTATAAAAACCATCTGCATTGATAATGGAATTGAATTTGCCATGCataactttttctctcttaaagGTATTAACCATCAAACCACTTTTAATgaaactcctcaacaaaatggcattgTTGAGTAAAAACATTAACATTTGTTAAATGTCACTCGCTCCCTCTTATTTCAAGCTAATTTACCTACTATTTTCTGGTGCTTTACTGCTGAATATGCTACCCTATTAATAAACTGCATGCCTACTCCTTTACTTCACAATGATACTCcatatgaaaaattgaatggAAAACTTTATGATATATTTGTTTTACGTGTGTTTAGTTGTCTTTGCTATGCTTCCACCTTAATTGCTCACAGGAAGAAACTGGATGCAAGGGCTGTTCCTGGTGTTTTTCTTGGCTTCAAACAACACACAAAAGGTTATCAATTTCTTAATTTACAAAATCATAAGATAGATATCTCTTGTAATGTGATGTTTCATGAAGATTGTTTTCCATAAGTTCCTCTTACAATAATACTCATGATTCTAACTTTCTTTCCCTACCTATTCCACATAATTATCATCATGATTATGATAATGTTAATTTTCCTAATAATCGTGTTCTTGTACCAAATCCCAATGATCCCATCACGAACACTGATGAGGACACCACAGACATCCAATATACTACTGATCTCGACCCTACTAATGCCTTCAGTGATGATATCTCCAATGTCCATGAACACAATGACATCATCAGACGTTCAACCCGGTCCAAACGTCCTCCTCCATACCTCACGGATTTCCAAACTAATAACATTACTAGATATCCTATTACTGATTTTATTTCTTACAACAAGCTCTATTCTGATTTCAGGCACACCATTCTATCTATTTCCTCCACAACTGAACCTCGCACCTACAAGGAAGCGTCTAAAATACCTTAGTGGACCCAAGCCAGGCATGATGAACTCAAAGCTTTAGAAGACAATAAAACGTGGATCATTACTGACCTTCCTCCAGGAAAAACCGCTATTGGATGCCATtggatatataaaataaaacataaatttgatgGGACCATTGATAGATTCAAAGCCCGCCTTGTTGCTAAAGACTACACTCAGCTTGAAGGTCTTGACTACTTTGAAACTTTTGCACCTATTGCCAAATTAACTACCTTACGTCTTCTCCTTGCCATTGCTGCCTCTAACCAATGGATCTTAAAGCAACTTGATGTCAATAATGCATTTCTGCATGGAGACTTACATGAAGAAGTTTACATGCAACCTCCTCTTGGCCTTCCTACTCACAAGCCAAATCAAGTTTGCAAACTTCAAAGATATTTATATGGGCTGAAACAAGTTGGCCGACAATGGTCTGACAAACTTTCGacttttcttttaacaaataggtttaatgtttcgataggtccctattttcgtccagaatctcaaataggtctccttctttttcggcgtctcaattgggtccttatttttgtaaaattgaatcaaatagagGCTTGCCGTCAAATTGAAAAAACGTCGTTAAGAAGGGTGTTACGTGGAATGCTGACAGTATACACGTGTAAGGGATGACATACGTTCTAATGCTGATCACTCTCTCTTTCTGAAACATGATACCTGTTATACTACTGTGATCTTAATCTACGTGGATGACATTGTTCTTTAGGGAAACAACGCTACCGAGATACAACACATCACCACTTCTCTTGGTAATCTCTTCCACATCAAAAACTTGGGTGATCTCACTTACTTTCTCGGTTTGGAAGTTGCCCGGAATAGTTCTGGCATTCATCTCTGTCAATGCAAATACACCCTTGATCTCCTTACAAAAGTTGGAATGCTAAATTCTGCCCCAATGCCCACACCTATGGCACTTCCCTCTCGGTTAACCAGTCAAGGAGACCTCCTCATTGATGAAGACGCATCATCCTACCGCAGACTCATCGGATGCCTTATATATCTCACAACACCAGACCCGACATCACTTTTTCTGTTAACAATCTCAGCTAGTTTGTCTCCGCTCCTACCACCCTATACCAATAAACTGCCAATCGCATCCTTCGATATCTCAAAGGCAGTCCTGGTAATGGCATATTCCTcccaaacaaaagcataaatcAGCTCAAAGCGTATAGTGATTCCGACTGGGCTACCTGTCCTGAATCCCAAAAATCCATACTGGATATTCCGTTTACTTCGGTAATTCTATCATCTCTTGGAAATCCAAAAAACAACAAACTGTTTCTAGAAGTTCTTCAGAAGCCGATTATCGGGCTCTAGCCACTGTCACTTGTGAGCTACAATGGTTGACCTATCTCCTTCAAGATCTTCGCATATCCATTGTTCAACCTGCTATTGTCTATTGTGACAATCGCTCTGCTATTCAGATTGCTTCAAATCAGGTGTTCCATGAACGCAACAAGCACATAGAAATAGACTGCCACATTGTAAGAGACAAAATCAACAATGACCTCTTGAAGTTGCTTCCCATTTCTACAACTCAACAAGCAGTTGACCTCTTCACGAAACCTCTTGCTGTAGCTACGTTTAAATACCTTCATTCCAAGATGGGTATGACTGATATCTACTCCCAGCTTGAGCGGAGATGAAAGCTGTTACTATTGGGCCTGTTTTGGAAGCCCAACCCACTTCCTTttatctttcctttttctttgtttttttcttcccttttaaTGTACGCTGCTACTCTTCTGACTGTGCTAGGGATTTCTCAGCTTTCAATTCACTgtgttttctttctcttttgggTGTACGTTTCCTgcacttcatcttctttcttcttctttatcaatGCTTTATGCTTTCTTCATCATATATCTTGCTGCTTTTACCTTCATCATGTTTTACTTTGTAAGTTGCATCTATTGTAATAGCCTTTACAATTTTATGATGTAAAAGTGCTAGACATTCATTCTATTCATAGTAAAAGGTTAATAACAGGTTGGTTCAGTAATCGGTAAggtttttatgcttttaaaaatgtgaatataattatattttgtatgcCACGAGCGAAAATGGTTCTTGGTGAATGAAGTTgggaaaatggaaaaataaaattacaccaTTTGTAGAGGACACTTTTCTGCcttcaaatttaataaagatTTTTGTACTGTTTTGCAGGAGATAAGACACTTGTGCTCTTATCTTATTGCCCTGAAGAAGGCTTCAGTAGAAAAAAATGCGTAAAAGTGTTCTTGTTATACTCTTTGATATCTCTTGTTTTGGTGAAGTTTGATATTTTTCAATACGCATGCAGTTTCAATCTCCCTTGAGTTGGTGAATTTATTGATTTGCATGTTGTCATCTTAATTTCTTCATGACTTCCTATATTCACATGTTAGAGTCCTTCATGACTATTTTGTCACAATGATCCAATTCTGTAAATATCTCAAccaattttcaataatatttagttaagattcttttattttattttgaagtgaATGCCCTTTCATTCATAACAAACATATGTATCTCATGAAATGCTTTTTACAAAAACATTCCAAATATCAAGGCCAATGGATAAGAAAGATAAATTTTCATGATTGACTTCATATAGATTAGTAACcattttttctttggtttttagTATTCCATTTTTCATATCCTATCGCCAGTGGAGAAAACTTGGAGCTGCAggtattttttttgaattattctGCAGTATCTTGATAAGTTTGACCCTTCAACATACTATGAAGTTATAGAGTTTAGGTAAAAGATGAGGTTCTCAAGATTGTTTGATTGTACGAAAATACGTAAGAGCACACCTATTTATCTCCTGGCCGATTTGCATTTAAATTGCACAGTCATAGTTGGTTGTCTGTGCCATTTGCCCATAAACATTCTTGTTTTGGGTATGAATAATTCATAATTATGATTGATCAATTACAAGTTCTTTATGAGCGATTGAGACAAATTTATCGACATAAATTATCTCACTTATTCGGGTACAAAATTATTCTTGTAAATTGAGACAACCATTTATGATGTAGTTGTGTTGAACACGGTAGGTTTGTCACTACAGTGTATCCCTGAATGAacttttaagttatattttcaAACTCCATCAAATACAAAAGTCTTATTTCTCAATTCATGTGGTCAATAGTCTTTTTAATGAAGATATCATGTATGTGTGGCCTgaatttctttttccatttaAAATCAAGGAAACTAGAAGAAAGGTTGTGTCGTGATTTGTTCTGGTTGTTCTCAGAGGTTAAAGAAACCAAACTAATTAATTTTCAGACATGAAAAACTATAAGCTGTAGTAGTTACTTATACCTTAAATTGCCTTGTTGATTCATGAATATTACCTTATTTTGGTTCGCTTCAAATGCTGTGATCAGGTCAGTGGAGTTGCTTTCGATTCATGTTGGTCATCACCAAATTCAAATGACAACGGAGAGAGCGTTATGTTAgaataaacaaaacattttaaGTTTTTCAGTTACAGGCAGTTCAGTTTATGAGTATAAAATGCTGTAAATCATACTTTTACACTTAATAAAAATTCTGAGAAATAATACAGTACTTGTGAGTATCTCTGTAAGTGCCTTGTTGTTGATCTCTGTGTTTTGCTCCGGTGTACGGAGGTTCTGATCATTTGTGGTGGAGGTGGAAACCCTAGCAGAGCTCTATgttctaccttctctctagaacgtTTATTTCTCGTTTTCTCTCTCTTGATTACGTGGTACACTCCTTTTAAAGTCAGAAGATATTTATTTGGGGTTTTTTCGATTTTGCCATTAAGTCTAATCCGTTATGTATCGTTTTGGTTCTGCTGGTCAGGTACTcagaaaaaatgttttaattctataaattagaaatttaaaataattatttaaaaaattaaagatatgaaatttaaaaatagtagtTTATAGAATCTAAAATCTAAAATCATATATTctataaagattaaaaagaataatttcaaattttatgaattaaagaatacaagaatataaatcaaaacttactaaaatttaaatgaattaggAACTGAAGTTAGCAAATAATAAATGTAGCTACATTTTAAAGTTATCTGATCTTGCTCCGAAGATTGGTCTCGGGAAGCTTTATTCATCAAAACGATTGaactttgtaattatttttaggtttaataggttcggaggtccctatatttgtgggttcgtttcaattgggtcctctaattttggaagtgatcaattgggtccctaatttcggtcaatttgattcaataatagcaTTTTCGTTAAATATAGATGGCATCCAGGTGACACCGTTTGAGCTGTATAGatgaatttttaacatttttaattgttaaatatattaataaatgaaaatataattagaaattattaaaaatattaaattaggtCGGTGATGGAgactcaattgatcacttccaaaattgaaggacccaattgaaacgaacccgcaaatatagggacttccgaacctattaaaccttatttttaatatacaattttattaattttaattttaaaatataatttaggataaaataaaaacataattatatatatatatatatatatatggaagaAAGTAATCTATATTTATTCCTTTTCTtgatatttatctttattttttaattttatcgtttaaataaaagttttttaaattaaaataattattttaccaattttactatttaaatgaatttttttaaaattttgtagtCGAAAAAGTTTTgatctatataaaataagaaacaaaagtTTTGATCATATAAATCGAAAAAGAAGCTATACATATTTGTAGTCGTTATTTTTACTTTACGTTGCTGTCacttgaacaaaataaaaacactgTCGGCATTGTTGTTCCCATTGTGCTATCGTGTCAATGTTAAAAACCATTCCTGGAACAATTTAACTAATATAGCTATCAATTcgcatttaatatattttttgattgCGTCTTTAGGTATACATACTTTTGATTATTTGGCTTAATTTAAATTGtcttttttacttaaaaaaaatttaccatTGTATTTAGAAAATTCACAATTTTAGTTATTGtttcatcaaatcaaatatttaaattttaattttttttctaaagttcgttatttatttatagatatttccCTGTGAGCATTTGCAAGCCCtcttaataaatcatttaatacaaaatatctaattacttattaataaagaaatgaaatttttataaattaaattttataaaatattttttatattttttatagtgattCTATTGAGCTAAAACTATTGTCTTACTACTTGATATTAGACTATGTATTGTGaggatttgaaaaatatttagagaATTATTGAATGATCTCTTTGTGTATTTTGCTATGTTTTtcattagaattaaaaaaatttaatattatgtgATGATAAATAGTAGATATGATGATTCAAGTAATAATGACTAAAAGTACTTACTAAATTTCTAGAGAAAGGTGATATTATTCCACCATGTAGTTGAAGAATGAAACGAAGCAAGATTTATTCCATTCGTGCTTCCATAGCTTTTCTCTCTCCTCCACGGCGCTCTCCTTCATTATTTCGCTTCATTTGCGTGGCGCGCCTCAGTTGCCACATCTTCATCTGTGATTCGCGCTCTCGCTCCGCCACATCAACATCTTCTCTCGCGAGAGCATTTCTCCCTCGCAGGAACCTCATCTTCGTTTTCGTATCTTCTGCTTCTCACGGCCTAGAGAAACTTCATTTCTCTTCAAGTACGTCTCGCGCCTCAAGGTATTTCTTCTACTTCACGAGTTCATTCGAAGCACCAAACCCTAGAACACCTCTTCCTTAggttttcttccattttctccGCGTACAACAATGCTTTCTTCCTCCTTCAAGCTTCGGACACACCTTATCCATGGCAACTACTACACCCAAACCCTAACCACTAAATTTCTAAGCACCTCTGCTCTTCCACACCATTATCAAAGATTCCCTTCCCACCAAAACCAACAACAATCACCTTCTGATCCTACACACTTTCAGCctcaacaatggcagcaacatcAGCCTCAACATTTCAATCCACAGACCAATCAATTTCTTCATCATAACCATCAACCTCGTCAACATAATGTGCCTCCTCCACTTCCAGAACATGGCCATGATCAGTGGAATCCTCAATCCCCAACCCATCAAAGCCCTAATTTTCAAACTCCCACTTCTCAAAATCCTAACTTACGCCCATCCACTTCCCCCAAGCAATGGAACAATCAAAACCCTGCTACCCCGAATCCGTGGAGCCCTAGGACTCAGGGGTTCCCAAACCCTAACCAATTCCAAAACCCTAGTAACCAGCTGAACAACAATCAAACATCTATTCAAGGACAAGCCTCCCCTGCTCTTCCACCGCCACCTCCTTCAATCACTGATTTAGCACTTTTGTGCAAGGAGGGTAATGTTAAAGAAGCAATAGAGTTGATGGACAAAGGGGTCAAAGCTGATGCTGGTTGCTTCAATCTTCTGTTTGACTTGTGTGGCCAATCCAAGTCCCTTGAAGATGCTAAGAAGGCCCATGACCACTTTCTGCAGTCTTCTTTTAGGAGTGATCTCATGCTCAACAACAAGGTGATTGAAATGTATGGGAATTGTAAAAGCATGACGGATGCTCGTAGGGTGTTCGATCATATGCCCAGCAGGAATATGGATTCTTGGCTCTTGATGATGCGGGGTTACGCAAATAACACCAATGGGGATGATGCCTTGCAGTTGTTTGAGCAGATGAATGAACTGGGTTTGGAGATTACTTCAGAGACTTTGCTTGCTGTGTTGTCAGCTTGTGCCAGTGCAGAGGCTGTGGAGGATGCTTATGTACATTTTGAGTCAATGAAAAGCAAGTGGGGAATAGAGCCTGGGGTGGAGCACTACATGGGGCTTTTGGATGTTCTGGGACAATCTGCATATCTCAATGAAGCTGAGGAGTTTATTGCCAAATTGCCATTTGAGCCCACTGTAACTGTATGGGAGAAACTGAAGCATTATGCTCGGGTTCATGGAGACGTTGATCTTGAAGACTATGTTGAAGAGTTGATGGTTAGTCTTGACCCATCAAAGGCTGTTGTGAATAAGATCCCCACTCCACCTCCGAAGAAGTATACTGCAATTAGCATGCTTGATGGAAGGAACAGAATTATTGAGTATAAGAATCCTACTCTTTACAAGGATGATGAAAAGTTGAAGGCCTTGAGTGGGATGAAAGATGCGGGATATGTTCCTGATACAAGATATGTTCTTCATGACATTGATCAAGAAGCAAAGGAGCAAGCCTTGCTCTACCACAGTGAACGTCTAGCAATTGCCTATGGCCTTATTAGTACTCCACCAAGAACACCTCTTAGAATCATCAAGAACCTTCGTGTCTGTGGTGACTGCCACAATGCCATCAAGATCATGTCCAGGATTGTTGGGAGGGAATTAATTGTTAGAGATAACAAAAGGTTTCATCATTTCAAGGATGGAAAATGCTCTTGTGGGGATTACTGGTGAAATCTTTACTTGAAATCTTCCAGTAGCATGGATATATCATTTTCTATCCCCTCATACCGGAAAACAGATGTGCGCCCAAGCTTTAAATACTACTAGGATGGAACATGAAGTATGTAATATGCATTGATTTAGTTTTGAATTTCTAAATTTggttgtttgtttcttttgtatagTTAGCCATTACAGTTTTCTTTTAGTTGCATTAATTCCTCATCTTAGCTTAGGTTTCTTTAGCTTAGAGTCTTTAATTCTTTCCTTTTAGtttcattgttttcttttaaagtgTCCCCACCTTGCAATAAGTAGttagttaataaataaaaacaggacctaattttacattttctaaaCTTAATTTTTGCCAAGTCTGCTGATTGATTCCCTGGTCAGCCCTTTACTTCATTAGTGGGGATTTGGTTCTGTTGACATTTTGCACGACGAAAAAGCCTTTCAACAAATGGTGCCGTTGTGAATTAAGTTTAGGAGTGTAAAGTTAGCCTTGTATCCATATAGCTTGTATAGTTTTTCTCTTTCATAGATTTTAGCTTGAGTTTTGTAATAGAGGTCTTAGTGGTCTGATTGGTGTTCTTCTAATGTGCATTCGataggaaaatgatactcgaacaaCTTAATTTGATAACATTTAGACACATCACACGTGTCGGCATGTGAGCGGTCCATGTTTTGATGGGAAAAGCTGCTGAAATTTGAGAAAAGCTGCTGAAATGTGACGTGGCAAGGGACGGGCAGAGTAGAAGTTGGGTTTCAAATTTGACATTGATTTTCGAACTTTGTAGAGAGAAAAACGGCGCAAACATTGGGTCGGATGCTGTGACCTAGACAGAGagacgagagagttggagaaagggttcACGAGCAAGAGAGAGAGACGGAGTGCTTGCCGGAGTGTCGCCGTTCAACGTTGAAGGCCGTGTCGGAGAGATCGAACCCTCCAGCCCGTTCCGTTTCACGGCGCCGCAGGTCCGACGTGGAGCGCTCGACGCGAACACGACATCGTGTTTCGTCCGTTCCGGCCCAGCGACTAAGGGAGGCGTTGAAGGTGTCGCTTCGTCCCAGGTGGTTCCATCCCTGTCCTGGAGTGCTGCCGGAGTGCCGCGGGAGGTTCGTCGGAGTCTCGCCGGAGTGTGGGCTGTTCGGTGGaccaaaaagaggggttttccgggTTGTCAGTCCCACCCACACCTTAGGCAATCGTCTCTGTTCCAACCGCCACACGTCGTCTTCACTTAAGGTTGGtttattttttgcatttttcagtGGAATGAATGTTTAATACATGGATGATGTTTGTGGATGGATTTGGTTATGTATGAAACGTCTCCCAAGTGGATGTTGTTCTGTTACTCATTTTTATAAAGTTCTTTGGTTAATCTTACATTGTTGCTGTATAAGTACTTGGTGAGAAGTCATCATTGGTGAGAAGTCATCACAgtattaataaatcaaatttaataattgtcaAATTGATTACCTCCAAGGACGTTTAAACGGAATAACCAAGTTGTACAACTGTGTTCGATTTACATTCAATAAATTATCATCCTCAGTGTCATGATGTAGTGGCACAGTGCATACAACAGGTGCAATATCCATAACGTCCTCAACGTCCTCCTTCTGTCCTTCGTAACAACCACCCACATCAGTATACCTGAATGTTTGAAAACATTGGCCTTCCCCATCTGCCCCACCATCACCATGAACATCACCATCCTCTTCTTTACCATCATTCCCTTTGTCATCATCTTCTTTCCCAACACCTACCAATGTAGCCAAAGTTTCTTAAATCTTTATCCATTGCAACCATTTTTCTTTGGTTGTCTTCAATTTTCTTCATGACCACATCTTCCCAACTTAACCCTAACTCATCTCCATCATCTTCCGCTATTGACCCTTCTTCCAAATGAAGGGCCGCACAAATGATTGAGTTCCGACGGTCCTCCTCCCGCAAAAACCACTCCCAACATATCTATAAACATCCTT includes these proteins:
- the LOC108345901 gene encoding pentatricopeptide repeat-containing protein At2g15690, mitochondrial; translated protein: MLSSSFKLRTHLIHGNYYTQTLTTKFLSTSALPHHYQRFPSHQNQQQSPSDPTHFQPQQWQQHQPQHFNPQTNQFLHHNHQPRQHNVPPPLPEHGHDQWNPQSPTHQSPNFQTPTSQNPNLRPSTSPKQWNNQNPATPNPWSPRTQGFPNPNQFQNPSNQLNNNQTSIQGQASPALPPPPPSITDLALLCKEGNVKEAIELMDKGVKADAGCFNLLFDLCGQSKSLEDAKKAHDHFLQSSFRSDLMLNNKVIEMYGNCKSMTDARRVFDHMPSRNMDSWLLMMRGYANNTNGDDALQLFEQMNELGLEITSETLLAVLSACASAEAVEDAYVHFESMKSKWGIEPGVEHYMGLLDVLGQSAYLNEAEEFIAKLPFEPTVTVWEKLKHYARVHGDVDLEDYVEELMVSLDPSKAVVNKIPTPPPKKYTAISMLDGRNRIIEYKNPTLYKDDEKLKALSGMKDAGYVPDTRYVLHDIDQEAKEQALLYHSERLAIAYGLISTPPRTPLRIIKNLRVCGDCHNAIKIMSRIVGRELIVRDNKRFHHFKDGKCSCGDYW